A genomic segment from Nicotiana tabacum cultivar K326 chromosome 7, ASM71507v2, whole genome shotgun sequence encodes:
- the LOC107782755 gene encoding transcription factor MTB1, translating to MGTGNMSWSDEDKATVAAVLGKEAFEYLISSSVSAECSLMAIGNDQNLQNKLSELVERPNATNFSWNYAIFWQISRSKSGELVLGWGDGCCREPKEGEECEVKRIFNLRLEDGAQQRMRKRVLQKLHMLFGGTDEDNYAIGLDRVTDTEMFFLASMYFSFPRGEGGPGKCFGSGKHLWLSDALKSPLNYCARSFLAKSAGMQTIVLIPTDVGVVELGSVRSIPESLELLQSIKSCFSSFLVRAKQAAGIAVVTEKKDANNSPFSRSAFSERPDGTPKIFGHDLNSGTHFREKLAVRKAEERPWDIYPNGNRMPFMNGRNGLHAASWAQFSNVKPVKPVELYRPQTPPAHNLQELVNGGREEFHLNNFQHQKPARMQIDFTGATSRPIISPSHTVESEHSDVEASCKEDRVGLVDEKRPRKRGRKPANGREEPLNHVEAERQRREKLNQRFYALRAVVPNISKMDKASLLGDAIAYITEMQKKLRDMESERELRLGSTSRDAMAAEDGPNSEIQIRGPDINIEAANDEVIVRVSCPLETHPISRVIQTFKEAQINVVESKLSAGNGTVFHTFVLKSSGSEQLTKEKLLAALSSESDSLRQFSPVGQ from the coding sequence ATGGGTACGGGGAATATGTCGTGGAGTGATGAGGATAAGGCTACGGTGGCGGCTGTACTGGGAAAAGAAGCTTTTGAATATTTGATATCTAGCTCGGTTTCAGCAGAATGTTCTTTAATGGCAATAGGGAATGATCAGAATTTGCAGAATAAGCTTTCAGAGCTCGTGGAACGCCCAAACGCCACTAATTTTAGCTGGAATTATGCTATCTTTTGGCAAATTTCACGGTCTAAATCGGGGGAATTGGTGCTAGGGTGGGGGGATGGCTGTTGCAGAGAACCCAAGGAAGGAGAGGAGTGTGAAGTTAAAAGGATATTTAATCTACGCCTCGAGGATGGGGCTCAACAAAGGATGAGGAAAAGGGTCCTTCAGAAGTTGCATATGTTATTTGGTGGAACAGATGAAGATAACTATGCTATTGGATTGGATAGGGTCACTGATACTGAAATGTTCTTCCTTGCCTCGATGTACTTTTCGTTCCCTCGAGGAGAGGGAGGTCCAGGGAAGTGTTTTGGTTCGGGTAAGCATTTGTGGTTATCAGATGCATTGAAGTCCCCTCTAAATTATTGTGCTAGATCTTTCCTAGCTAAGTCAGCTGGTATGCAAACTATTGTTTTGATCCCAACTGATGTTGGAGTTGTGGAATTGGGATCAGTCAGATCGATACCGGAAAGTTTGGAGCTATTGCAATCTATAAAATCTTGCTTCTCTTCGTTTCTTGTTAGGGCTAAGCAAGCAGCAGGTATAGCAGTTGTAACTGAGAAAAAAGATGCAAACAATTCCCCCTTTTCGCGCTCAGCTTTTAGTGAGCGACCAGATGGAACTCCTAAGATTTTTGGGCACGATTTAAATTCCGGTACCCACTTTAGGGAAAAACTTGCTGTTAGGAAAGCGGAGGAGAGACCATGGGACATTTACCCAAACGGTAACAGGATGCCATTCATGAACGGGCGTAATGGTTTACATGCTGCTTCTTGGGCGCAATTCAGTAATGTGAAGCCGGTAAAGCCAGTGGAGCTCTATCGTCCTCAGACGCCCCCAGCACACAACCTACAAGAGCTTGTCAATGGTGGAAGGGAAGAATTCCATTTGAACAACTTTCAGCATCAAAAGCCTGCTAGAATGCAAATTGATTTCACTGGAGCAACCTCGAGACCCATTATTTCGCCATCACACACTGTTGAGTCTGAGCATTCAGATGTTGAAGCTTCGTGTAAGGAAGACCGTGTAGGCCTAGTCGATGAAAAGAGGCCTAGAAAACGTGGAAGAAAGCCAGCTAACGGAAGGGAAGAGCCCCTCAATCATGTAGAGGCGGAGAGGCAGCGGCGGGAAAAGCTGAACCAGCGATTCTATGCATTACGAGCTGTTGTTCCGAATATCTCCAAGATGGACAAAGCTTCCCTCTTAGGAGATGCTATTGCTTACATAACTGAGATGCAGAAAAAACTAAGAGACATGGAATCCGAGAGGGAGCTGAGATTAGGAAGCACTTCAAGGGATGCAATGGCTGCAGAAGACGGCCCGAATTCAGAGATTCAAATCCGAGGACCCGACATCAACATAGAAGCTGCCAATGATGAAGTCATTGTAAGGGTGAGCTGTCCGCTGGAAACCCATCCAATATCAAGAGTCATCCAAACATTCAAAGAGGCACAGATCAATGTTGTTGAATCAAAACTTTCTGCCGGGAATGGAACTGTATTTCACACATTTGTACTCAAGTCTAGTGGATCTGAACAGCTGACGAAGGAAAAGTTGCTGGCTGCACTTTCCAGCGAATCAGACTCGCTAAGACAGTTTTCACCGGTAGGGCAATAA